In Formosa haliotis, the sequence GCTTGTGCCATTTGAGAAATCCATTCTTCTCTATCGCTTACTGTACCTTCAATATTCTCTAAAGCTTCAATAACCTGATTGGCTCTAAAAATACCTTGATAATTTGTGTACCATTTTTCAGCTATTTCATCAGAACTTGCTGTGTATGTATGGTTATAAAATGGCTCTGTGAACTGAGGTACAGGGCGACCATAACCTGGGTATCCCATATCCGACCGTTGCATTTCCTCTATAATATTGATTAAAAATGGGCTGTGTAAAATTTTATACACCGCATTTAAACCAGTACCTGTTTCTTTTAGATTTCTCCAATAACTATCTTTAGAAATTTCATTCGGATTAACTTCATCTAAAAAATCGTTATCCTGACAGGAGGAAAAACTTCCGATGATTAATAGTCCTAAAAATGCTTTTATAATTGTATTCTTCATGATTCTTCGTCTTAAAAATTCAAATTAAGTCCTAATAAATATTGTGCCGATGTTGGCCCTGTTCCTTTATCTAAACCTTTACCAGCAATTCCACCTCCAATTTCAGGGTTATAACCAGAATAACTTGTAAATGTTAAAGCGTTTTGTGCTGTAGCGTAAAGTCTGAATCTTGCTAATCCTAATTTTTCGCTTGTTTTTTTAGGTAAACTATAACCTATTGTAGCTTGTCTTAATCGTAAATAAGATCCATCTTCAAGATATAAATCGCTATATCCTATAAAGTTTCTATGGGTTCTTATATCTCCTCTAAAAGCAGGTATTGATGTTTCTGGGTTAGCTTCAGACCATTGATAGATTTGATCTTTATGTCTTCCAAAACCATAAGCCCAAGCATCAAAACCATTCATGATCTCCTGCCCAATTGCTGCGTACCAGTTCATTGAGAAATCGAAACTTTTATAGGTTAAGTTTAAATTATAACCAATTTCGAAATCAGGTAAACCACTTCCGCTATACACACGGTCGTTATCATCTAACATATTGTCACCATTTTGGTCTATAAAAATGACATCTCCCATTCGTGCACCGCTATCTATTTTTTGATATTCTGCTAATTTTTCTTCAGTATCTACGATACCGTTTGTTCGCCATAAAAAGAACGATGCTACTTCATGACCAACAGATAAAGCTGTTACTCTAGATTGAGCTGGAGCTCTACCAACTAAACCATTATCGTTTGTAAATAAAAAGTCTGTATTACCATTAATTTTAGTAATCTCGTTGGTGTTGGTTGAAAATGTTCCGTTCATTCTCCAATTTACCTTTCCTGTTTTCATGCGGTAACCCATAGTTAATTCGGCACCACTATTCACCATATTACCTACGTTTAACGTTACTGTTGCATTATATCCACCTCCCACAGATAATGGTAAAAACACTGGAAATAACATATCTTCTTTACTCGCGTAATAATATTCTGCAGATAAGGTTAATTTATTCTTGAAGAAAGCGAAATCCATACCTATGTTACTTGTAGTAGTGGTTTCCCATTTTAGTAACTGGTTTGCTAAACTAGTTTGTGTTGCACCTAAATTTAAGGTCTCGTTAGTACCGTTGTAACCCACGTAGTTAATATCTTGAGAGATCACTGGAGAAAATTCGTAAGATCTAATTCTGTCGTTACCCACAGAACCATAAGACAATCTTACCTTCCAGCTATTAATCGTCTTTTTCATACCTGACCAAAAATTTTCTTCCGAAATATTCCAAGCCGCAGCAACCGATGGGAATGTTCCCCATTGCTGATCTGCATCAAATTTAGAGGACCCATCACGACGAATACTAGAACTTAATATGTAGCGATCTTTGTAGTTGTACTGTATTCTACCAATAGTACCAATTCTTGTATCTGTATAATCGAAACCAGACGATACACTTTGATCTCCCGTAGCACCATCTAACACATCTAAATCTGGATTAGTAGCTCCTAATCGCTGTGCTGCAAATTGCTCGTTTTTATATTTTTCGAACGTTGTAAACAAAGTAAAAGTAAGATCATGATCGTTAATTTTCTTGTTATAAGTTAAACCAGCATCTACACTAAAACTTGTTCTAAACCCACTAGACCTTCTAATATAGCTATTAGAAGGCGAGGTTTGAACCACACCTTTATCACTAACAACTTCTTGATATGGTCTGTATTCACTACCATAGGTATTTGTAGTTGTTATACCTGTGTTTACTGCTGCAGAAAGATCATCTGTAATTTCGTAATTTGCATTTAAAGAAGCATTCGTTCTAACCGATCTAACATCTTGGGTTGTTCTAATACTTTCTAAAACCCAGTTTAGTCGATTTACATCGTCTCCATCTCCTCCGTCAAGTACATCATAATAATCTGGATCTAAACTATTTTGGGTGGGATTATATACTATGGCTTGAGACACTAAGTTTCCTTGAGGAATGTCTCTATCGTCTACAGATAAACCTACACTTGTTTGTAACCTTAATTTATTTTTTTCATAAACCGTATTAGACCTTACATTAAAACGTTCGTAACCTGAGTTAATTTGAAGCCCTTCCTGGCTGTAAAATCCTAACGAAACGTTATAGGTAATAGAATTTGTACCTCCAGAAATATTCGCGTTATAATTCTGTACTGGAACATCGTTATTAAATATTAAACTATTTAAATCGGTCTCGTTCTGGAACGAATAGGCATTATTCAATAATTGTAAACTTAAAGCCGCATCATCGTCTGAGGCTCCAGTAATATTTCTTTGTGTAACTATATCAAAATAGGTTTGCTCTACAGAATTCATTAGTGGCACTGCCTTATTTCTATGCGTAATACCATAACTTGCATTAAGTCTTACTTGCAACGCCCCAGCTTCACCTTGTTTGGTTGTAATAATAATTACCCCTGTAGCACCACGAGAACCATAGATTGCAGTAGAAGCTGCATCTTTTAAGATATCGATAGTCTCAATATCTGAAGGTGGAATTCTTGGATCTCCTTCTTGTACTATACCATCTACAACATATAGCGGCGTATTATCGCTTAACGACGTTATACCACGAATTAAAATTTCTGAATCTCCTCCTGGAGTTGCCGATGTGATAACATTCACACCAGCTGCTTGTCCTTGTAATGCAGATGACAAATCTGAAGTTACGATTTTCTCTAAATCATCTGATTTAACTTGTGCTACTGCACCAGTTAGTTCTTTCTTTTTAACTGTTCCGTAACCAATTACAACAACTTCTTCTAAGGCATCCACCTCTTCTACCATGGTAACATTCATAGTAGCCGACTTTACCTTTAGGGATTGCGGAGTCATACCTAAATAACTAAACTTCAATACATCTCCCATTGCTGCTTCAATAGAAAATACCCCATCAAAATCGGTGACAGCCCCAGTACGTTTTCCTTCCTTTTCTAAAAGGACAGAAACCCCAGGTAAAGGCATATCATCCTCTCCTTTAACTACTCCAGTAATCGTCTGTGTTTGGTTTTGGGCATACATCCCGGTACACAAAACTAAACATAGTAATAGAACAATTTTACCCTGTATTTTCCCTACAGTTAAACCTTCTTTTCTTTTCATTAGTTTGATTTTAATTAGCTTGTTTTAAACAATAATCTGTTTGACCAAAAACGCACAAATAAGCAATTATATGTAACAAAACACCTGTTTTGTTATCATATTTATAATTTAAACTCTTTGATCGGATGTAAAATTAAATTTAATAAATGTTAAAGAAATATTAATAATTACCTTTCACTTAACGTATTTTACCTGAGTACAAGTTTAAACTTAACTTATTGCCTATTAAAGTAGCACAAAATATTCATTAGCTAAAAAATGAAACTATCGTCTCGTTTTGACAAAGTCCTATTTACGCATTGCATCTTTTAAAATTGAAAAAATTAAATAAGAAAGAAATTCAACAAAAAACACCTCGGCTAGATATCGAATGTTTTACTATACAATTCATCATAATCCGATTTTGTATCCAAATCAAAATTTTCCATATCGGGCTTACACCTAATAACGTGAGATGAAAATGATTTTAAAACAGATTGTGCGCCAATATCTTCTCCTAGTTTTCTTAATTCTGAAAAATAAAAAGCATCAAAAATAACAGGAACTCCTAATTTTGAATTGAAATATTCAGATGCCAAAATCTGTTTTTTATTTTTTGAAATGATGCCATCATATCCTTTAGGTAGGAAGGACGTATAAAAGGTTGATCTGCTAATACAATAAGTACAGCATCCACTTTTTCTGAAGACTTACAAATATAATTAACTGCAAACGCAATAGAATTCCCCAACCCTTCTTGCCACGTTTTATTATCTAAGATGGTTACTGGGTAATTAATAATATGTTCTTTTATTAGATTAAAATTAGCACCTAAAACGACTAAAGTCTCCAATGATTCTAGTTCTAAAACAGTGTGCAAACTATGCTCTAAAAGTGTTGTATTTCCCCATGGTAATAATTGTTTAGGACGTCCCATTCTGGAAGACGACCCCGCAGCAAGAATAATAACTTTTAAATTTAGAGATGCATCAACTTTAGGCATGAATATGTCCTGTTTTCTCCCTTAAAGATATAGGGTGCTGTTGCCTTACAACCGATAATATTTCAGAAACAATAGACACAGCAATCTCTTGTGGAGTCTCTGCACCAATATTTAATCCTGCCGGACCATAGATGACGTCTAAAAAAGCTTCATCAAGCATCTCGAATTGAAGTTCTAACACTTCAGAAATTAATTTTTCTCGGCGTTTTACAGGTCCAAGAAGACCAATATATATGGGCAAAGTATGTTTTAACGCTAGCAGATTTCTCAAATCTCGAGCGTAGTTATGTGACATTAAAACTATAGCTGTTAATTTATCTATACACAAGGCATTAAAATCGATATTTTCAAAATATAACAACTCATTAGCACCTGGAAAATCATTTAAAGATTTATGTTCAGATAATCCAGCGACAACCACTGTTTCCCACCCCATGCTATGTGCAAATTTACATAGTTGAACAGTGTCATGCTCGGTTCCAAAAATAATTAGTCGAAAACGAGCAGGCAGGATATCTTTAAATTCCATAAGCTTATTTTCCTCTTGAGGGCAATTATATTTTGAAAACCAATTTTTTTCATCACGAAATAAAAAGTACGAACCATAACTTTTATTTGTACTTACCTCTGTTGAAAACAAAGAAGTAATTTGAATAGGTATCC encodes:
- a CDS encoding SusC/RagA family TonB-linked outer membrane protein; amino-acid sequence: MKRKEGLTVGKIQGKIVLLLCLVLCTGMYAQNQTQTITGVVKGEDDMPLPGVSVLLEKEGKRTGAVTDFDGVFSIEAAMGDVLKFSYLGMTPQSLKVKSATMNVTMVEEVDALEEVVVIGYGTVKKKELTGAVAQVKSDDLEKIVTSDLSSALQGQAAGVNVITSATPGGDSEILIRGITSLSDNTPLYVVDGIVQEGDPRIPPSDIETIDILKDAASTAIYGSRGATGVIIITTKQGEAGALQVRLNASYGITHRNKAVPLMNSVEQTYFDIVTQRNITGASDDDAALSLQLLNNAYSFQNETDLNSLIFNNDVPVQNYNANISGGTNSITYNVSLGFYSQEGLQINSGYERFNVRSNTVYEKNKLRLQTSVGLSVDDRDIPQGNLVSQAIVYNPTQNSLDPDYYDVLDGGDGDDVNRLNWVLESIRTTQDVRSVRTNASLNANYEITDDLSAAVNTGITTTNTYGSEYRPYQEVVSDKGVVQTSPSNSYIRRSSGFRTSFSVDAGLTYNKKINDHDLTFTLFTTFEKYKNEQFAAQRLGATNPDLDVLDGATGDQSVSSGFDYTDTRIGTIGRIQYNYKDRYILSSSIRRDGSSKFDADQQWGTFPSVAAAWNISEENFWSGMKKTINSWKVRLSYGSVGNDRIRSYEFSPVISQDINYVGYNGTNETLNLGATQTSLANQLLKWETTTTSNIGMDFAFFKNKLTLSAEYYYASKEDMLFPVFLPLSVGGGYNATVTLNVGNMVNSGAELTMGYRMKTGKVNWRMNGTFSTNTNEITKINGNTDFLFTNDNGLVGRAPAQSRVTALSVGHEVASFFLWRTNGIVDTEEKLAEYQKIDSGARMGDVIFIDQNGDNMLDDNDRVYSGSGLPDFEIGYNLNLTYKSFDFSMNWYAAIGQEIMNGFDAWAYGFGRHKDQIYQWSEANPETSIPAFRGDIRTHRNFIGYSDLYLEDGSYLRLRQATIGYSLPKKTSEKLGLARFRLYATAQNALTFTSYSGYNPEIGGGIAGKGLDKGTGPTSAQYLLGLNLNF
- a CDS encoding XdhC family protein, which translates into the protein MTFEFKHIIDAYLNAKQKHLDCVLATVVHLEGSSYRKPGVRMLIKSNGGIVGAVSGGCVEQEVKRQSDSVFKTAVPKVMTYDGRYRLGCEGILYILIEPFSLDLSIINKFRSYLKQRIPIQITSLFSTEVSTNKSYGSYFLFRDEKNWFSKYNCPQEENKLMEFKDILPARFRLIIFGTEHDTVQLCKFAHSMGWETVVVAGLSEHKSLNDFPGANELLYFENIDFNALCIDKLTAIVLMSHNYARDLRNLLALKHTLPIYIGLLGPVKRREKLISEVLELQFEMLDEAFLDVIYGPAGLNIGAETPQEIAVSIVSEILSVVRQQHPISLREKTGHIHA
- a CDS encoding nucleotidyltransferase family protein → MPKVDASLNLKVIILAAGSSSRMGRPKQLLPWGNTTLLEHSLHTVLELESLETLVVLGANFNLIKEHIINYPVTILDNKTWQEGLGNSIAFAVNYICKSSEKVDAVLIVLADQPFIRPSYLKDMMASFQKIKNRFWHLNISIQN